One region of Culex pipiens pallens isolate TS chromosome 2, TS_CPP_V2, whole genome shotgun sequence genomic DNA includes:
- the LOC120425189 gene encoding uncharacterized protein LOC120425189, whose amino-acid sequence MKPRWNLVVTLGIILHIVALASAKAVIDQKAEESQNSNVVQQQLAVGASAQKRIGYDYPAPADPVSFGEPVGAAPLIEELHQPQPLPVIDDIHEHHVHEEHPDPGFWKKKLIWKEGWKKIWKPGKKQIWKPDWKKIWKPIWVPTQIPVWKDIQVPAWKQIWKPWWNEIQVPAWKEIQVPDWKKIWKPIWVPIKVPAWKDIQVPAWKQIWKPVWKEIQVPDWKEIQVPAWKQYWYPAWIKVGVPGEKYLGKDHDGWEYTSHDLWKKKLVWKSGWKKIWKTEQKQIWKTDKKLEWKAAWKQIWKPGKKQIWVEDKKLAWKEAWKQIWRTEKKQIWVPQKKLEWKAAWVQTWKPSKKLIWVPDKKLEWKEAWKQIWVPDWKEIWVPAWKQIWKPVWISEWFPSPDPHEHHHHEIESHGWDRKDSAASASATDGSTKVLFKRSETSAAQPKAVEAAPGATANITPAVVKTDTTENKSEFRFPVA is encoded by the exons GTCACCCTCGGCATAATACTGCACATCGTCGCTTTAGCCAGCGCTAAAGCAGTCATCGACCAGAAAGCCGAGGAGTCGCAAAACAGCAACGTTGTCCAGCAGCAGTTGGCGGTTGGCGCCAGCGCACAGAAACGAATCGGCTATGACTATCCGGCCCCGGCCGACCCGGTCTCGTTTGGTGAACCGGTGGGCGCGGCCCCGCTTATCGAGGAGCTCCACCAGCCGCAACCACTGCCGGTGATTGACGACATCCACGAGCACCACGTGCACGAGGAACATCCGGATCCGGGCTTCTGGAAGAAGAAGCTCATCTGGAAGGAGGGCTGGAAGAAGATCTGGAAGCCTGGGAAGAAGCAAATTTGGAAGCCCGACTGGAAGAAGATCTGGAAACCGATCTGGGTTCCGACGCAGATTCCCGTGTGGAAAGACATTCAG GTTCCGGCTTGGAAGCAAATCTGGAAACCATGGTGGAACGAAATCCAAGTTCCGGCATGGAAAGAAATCCAAGTTCCGGACTGGAAAAAGATCTGGAAACCCATCTGGGTCCCCATTAAGGTGCCCGCCTGGAAGGACATCCAAGTGCCAGCGTGGAAGCAAATTTGGAAACCGGTTTGGAAGGAAATCCAGGTGCCTGACTGGAAGGAAATTCAAGTGCCGGCGTGGAAGCAATACTGGTATCCGGCCTGGATCAAGGTGGGAGTGCCTGGGGAAAAGTACCTCGGCAAGGATCACGACGGCTGGGAGTACACCAGCCACGACCTTTGGAAAAAGAAACTGGTTTGGAAGTCGGGCTGGAAGAAGATCTGGAAGACAG aaCAAAAGCAAATCTGGAAGACTGACAAAAAGCTCGAATGGAAGGCCGCCTGGAAGCAGATTTGGAAGCCGGGCAAGAAGCAAATCTGGGTCGAGGATAAGAAGCTGGCGTGGAAGGAAGCATGGAAGCAGATCTGGCGAACTGAGAAAAAACAG aTCTGGGTTCCACAGAAGAAACTCGAATGGAAGGCTGCCTGGGTCCAAACGTGGAAGCCAAGCAAGAAGTTGATCTGGGTTCCGGACAAGAAGCTGGAGTGGAAGGAAGCCTGGAAGCAGATTTGGGTGCCCGACTGGAAGGAAATCTGGGTCCCAGCGTGGAAGCAAATCTGGAAGCCGGTTTGGATCTCCGAGTGGTTCCCATCGCCGGATCCTCACGAGCACCACCACCACGAAATCGAATCCCACGGTTGGGACCGGAAGGATAGCGCGGCCTCGGCGTCCGCCACCGATGGCTCCACCAAGGTGCTGTTCAAACGCAGTGAGACTTCTGCGGCCCAACCCAAGGCCGTTGAGGCTGCTCCCGGAGCGACTGCCAACATCACGCCTGCCGTGGTGAAAACAGACACGACGGAAAACAAATCCGAGTTCCGGTTTCCGGTCGCGTAA